A window from Purpureocillium takamizusanense chromosome 3, complete sequence encodes these proteins:
- a CDS encoding uncharacterized protein (COG:B~COG:K~EggNog:ENOG503NU3D), with product MSGRRVRPTDDAEADRDVEMKDHDNEDVTDLAGYDVEHGASLDDDAEDDVSDGNGGEQDHDMFQIIQRLSTYLCTVEEDGEELAAGFQRIPNRRVLPDYFEVISEPIAFSTIRGKTQKKLYATFAEFVKDVAQICHNAQVYNRPSAPIFGAAVRLREVFQEELRKLVDNGQITTDDAKLPDLGELPPAEESPSRDSEEEDAEEADDDDDDEEEEEEEEEEEEEEEDDDSSDEDSRGRRRRRRPDWRRSASVSRKDRDGDKDDAHKKRGRPPSVLTPMEARISSILKGLRKFKDPDGRLLIQPFEKLPDKTAVPDYFQAITNPIALDNIKKKAKRKKYRDVEQVLADLDIMFGNAKEYNEDDSDVYQAAVELQSQARTLAEQEKAKPDDDFRDEDGKLPLAEIVYSGQTWRVGDWVHIRNPNDLAKPIVAQIFRTWQDRAGQKWINACWYYRPEQTVHRYEKHFFEHEVVKTGQYRDHQISDVLDRCFVMFVTRFNKGRPRGFPPDKEVYVCESRYNEEKFRFNKIKTWASCVPDEVRERDYEMDLFDAPRRMKKVPSPIKHLLREDAKETDDLPRPTWGSPNAPPIVGAVHRRPPEPNESPPPELTPPPRTSSMADTQSGTLRRSSMLSMGRDAQVDASARATQISFHPPGPSPSPNSFNTQMTPHFQPVTPAPGGQAMHQTPVPIPHPPHHAGPGPQLGGMRPVHHYQHQIQPGFVANYPSAYPQSPAAGPHHQPMPNPLTGSYPQGHLAPGARVPFTPSGHASATHANMYNPPRPPEVYTLPENVNESVPREMRETFQHDSAGRILFFNAPPLDRSHGRLASCSAGLGHSMRYLAGREAWLSERSKKRKERDEALTVDAGRKQQNSANSCSWDENPVAAQAAQALSQYFQHLGQGTPEWQADAGLVGWRQSADARGMA from the exons ATGTCGGGGCGACGTGTTAGGCCAACGGAtgacgccgaagccgacCGAGACGTCGAGATGAAAGACCACGATAACGAAGATGTCACAGATCTGGCGGGCTATGATGTTGAACATGGAGCGAGCCTAGACGATGATGCTGAAGACGATGTCAGCGACGGGAATGGTGGGGAGCAAGACCACGACATGTTCCAGATCATTCAACGGCTTTCCACCTATCTGTGCACTGTTGAGGAAGA CGGTGAGGAATTAGCAGCGGGATTCCAACGAATTCCCAACCGGCGCGTATTGCCCGACTACTTCGAAGTCATATCTGAGCCGATCGCTTTCAGTACCATTCGC GGGAAAACTCAGAAGAAGTTATACGCGACATTTGCCGAGTTTGTCAAAGATGTTGCTCAAATTTGCCACAACGCGCAAGTCTACAATCGACCATCCGCGCCCATATTCGGGGCCGCTGTGCGACTACGTGAGGTGTTCCAGGAGGAGTTGAGGAAGCTGGTAGACAATGGCCAAATTACTACCGACGACGCTAAACTCCCTGATCTGGGTGAGCTTCCGCCGGCCGAAgagtcgccgtcgcgagactcagaggaggaagatgctGAGGAggcagatgacgacgacgacgacgaagaggaggaggaggaggaggaggaggaggaggaggaggaggaggacgatgactCCTCTGATGAAGACTCTAgggggcgtcgccggcggcgaaggcccGACTGGAGACGATCGGCCTCAGTCAGCCGCAAGGATCGTGATGGCGATAAGGATGATGCACACAAGAAGAGAGGTCGCCCACCAAGCGTTCTCACACCCATGGAGGCCCGTATCTCATCTATCCTCAAGGGCCTTAGAAAGTTCAAGGATCCAGACGGAAGGTTGTTGATACAGCCCTTCGAGAAGTTGCCGGACAAGACCGCGGTTCCCGATTACTTCCAGGCAATCACCAACCCGATTGCCCTCGACAACATCAAGAAGAAGGCTAAAAGAAAGAAGTATCGCGATGTGGAACAAGTCCTTGCCGATCTGGATATCATGTTTGGGAACGCCAAGGAGTACAACGAAGACGACAGCGATGTATACCAGGCCGCAGTTGAGCTTCAAAGCCAAGCCCGGACGCTGGCCGAGCAAGAAAAGGCCAAGCCAGACGACGATTTTCGTGACGAAGATGGCAAGCTCCCTCTGGCTGAGATTGTCTATAGTGGACAGACGTGGAGAGTTG GTGACTGGGTGCACATTCGGAACCCGAACGACTTGGCAAAACCCATCGTAGCTCAGATCTTTCGAACATGGCAAGATCGTGCAGGTCAGAAGTGGATCAATGCTTGCTGGTACTACCGCCCCGAGCAAACGGTCCATCGCTACGAGAAACATTTTTTTGAGCATGAGGTGGTCAAAACGGGACAGTACCGCGATCATCAGATCAGCGATGTGCTCGATCGCTGCTTCGTCATGTTTGTAACACGTTTCAACAAAGGACGCCCACGAGGCTTTCCACCTGACAAGGAAGTCTACGTTTGCGAGTCACGGTACAACGAGGAAAAGTTCCGGTTCAACAAGATCAAGACCTGGGCAAGCTGCGTGCCagacgaggtgcgcgagaGAGACTACGAGATGGATCTGTtcgatgcgccgcgacgcATGAAGAAAGTCCCCAGCCCGATCAAGCACCTATTGCGCGAGGATGCCAAAGAAACAGATGACCTTCCGCGCCCGACTTGGGGGAGTCCCAATGCGCCGCCCATCGTAGGCGCTGTGCATCGACGACCGCCAGAGCCGAAC GAGTCACCGCCACCCGAGCTAACTCCGCCACCACGAACCTCTTCGATGGCTGACACGCAATCCGGCACGctgcggcgctcctcgatgcTGTCCATGGGCAGAGACGCACAAGTAGACGCCTCAGCCAGGGCAACGCAGATTTCGTTCCATCCGCCTGGGCCCTCACCGTCGCCCAACTCGTTCAACACGCAGATGACGCCTCACTTCCAGCCAGTGACCCCCGCGCCTGGCGGCCAAGCGATGCATCAGACCCCGGTGCCGATCCCTCATCCGCCACATCACGCCGGTCCCGGACCTCAGTTAGGTGGTATGCGGCCTGTACACCACTACCAGCACCAAATCCAACCTGGCTTTGTCGCCAACTATCCATCCGCATATCCGCAGTCTCCAGCGGCGGGACCACACCACCAGCCAATGCCCAACCCGCTCACCGGAAGCTATCCCCAAGGTCACTTGGCCCCCGGAGCCCGCGTGCCTTTCACACCAAGCGGTCACGCGTCGGCGACACACGCCAACATGTACAATcctccgaggccgccagAAGTCTATACCCTGCCGGAGAACGTCAACGAGTCAGTCCCACGTGAGATGCGTGAAACATTCCAGCACGACAGTGCAGGGCGGATTCTGTTCTTCAATGCGCCGCCACTCGACCGAAGCCACGGCAGGCTCGCGTCGTGTAGTGCAGGTCTAGGACACAGCATGAGATATCTTGCTGGGCGAGAAGCCTGGCTCTCTGAACGATCTAAAAAGAGGAAGGAGCGGGACGAGGCCCTGACTGTTGATGCTGGCAGGAAGCAGCAAAATTCAGCGAATTCTTGTTCATGGGATGAGAACCCTGTGGCAGCGCAAGCTGCCCAAGCCCTGAGTCAGTATTTCCAACACCTTGGCCAGGGTACGCCTGAGTGGCAAGCAGACGCTGGACTAGTTGGGTGGCGCCAATCGGCTGATGCGCGCGGGATGGCATGA
- the OTU1 gene encoding ubiquitin-specific protease otu1 (MEROPS:MER0116559~BUSCO:EOG09263S1E~COG:O~COG:T~EggNog:ENOG503NWMT) encodes MRTRFKTASGTGIIEIDDDATVDALFDEIKARTGINRFVVKYGPPMAMKTLDLSHAHEAASSLGLHGETLTVVTDESNSTDPEGTIKASMSPREKFESRPFPTDNEPAEDIVVPWPEREGTLLLRIMPSDNSCLFTAFGGALPDQLPAFSLRRMMADYIKEHPDVYSEAVLGCDTAEYCRSIQDPNRWGGGIELSILSSIFDIQICTFDVQTRSLMKFGEIKPQRCILVYSGIHYDRVAFSYSNAPYNAALLPPELDRTLWPVEDHEVLQKTQELVQGLNSAHYYTDTEGLILKCDVPSCDWIGSGQYEGKKHAELTGHAQLTEVTDLDGDAVLRKCNAQGCDYMGQGDRAMRRHRDDTGHAQFSVIPDS; translated from the exons ATGAGAACACGCTTCAAGACCGCGTCAGGCACGGGAATTATAGAGAttgatgacgatgccacCGTGGACGCATTGTTTGATGAGATCAAGGCCAGGACAGGGATAAATCGCTTCGTCGTCAAATATGGTCCCccgatggcgatgaagaCACTTGACCTGAGTCACGCCCATGAGGCTGCGAGCTCACTCGGGCTTCATGGAGAGACACTTACGGTCGTGACAGATGAGTCAAACTCCACAGACCCAGAAGGCACCATCAAAGCCAGCATGTCGCCACGAGAAAAGTTTGAGAGTCGGCCCTTCCCGACTGACAATGagcccgccgaggacatTGTCGTGCCATGGCCAGAGAGGGAAGGAACTCTCC TTCTTCGCATTATGCCCAGCGACAACAGCTGTCTGTTCACTGCGTTCGGCGGGGCGCTTCCCGACCAGCTACCCGCCTTCTCGCTGCGGCGCATGATGGCAGACTATATCAAGGAGCATCCGGACGTTTACTCGGAAGCCGTTTTGGGTTGCGATACAGCCGAATACTGTCGCAGTATCCAAGATCCAAATCGCTGGGGTGGGGGCATCGAGCTTAGTATTCTGTCGTCGATATTTGACATTCAAATATGTACATTCGACGTACAG ACCAGAAGCCTGATGAAATTTGGCGAAATTAAGCCCCAACGATGTATTCTCGTGTACTCGGGCATACATTATGATCGCGTGGCCTTCTCATACTCGAACGCCCCTTACAACGCGGCCCTGTTACCACCTGAACTGGACCGAACACTCTGGCCTGTCGAGGACCACGAAGTCTTGCAGAAGACGCAAGAACTCGTACAAGGACTCAACTCCGCACACTATTACACCGACACTGAGGGTCTCATTCTTAAATGCGACGTGCCGAGTTGCGATTGGATCGGTTCAGGCCAGTACGAAGGAAAGAAACATGCCGAGTTGACAGGCCACGCTCAGTTGACTGAAGTTACCgacctggacggcgacgctgtgctCCGGAAGTGCAATGCTCAAGGCTGCGACTACATGGGACAAGGCGATCGCGCAATGAGACGACATCGTGATGACACTGGGCATGCACAATTCTCTGTTATCCCGGACTCTTGA
- a CDS encoding uncharacterized protein (COG:S~TransMembrane:7 (o20-37i44-63o75-94i115-135o155-177i197-215o243-262i)~EggNog:ENOG503NXJC) gives MSDGQYINGSYFFYAPNKGAAIFFAIAFLASGLLHSWQSYHYQCWKLTPLFPFCCLLFVVGFALREYGSFHYDNLNVYIASICITYAAPPLLELQNYHVLGRTLYYVPYLSPLHPGRVLTTFGFVSAVVEALNGWGASYSANQSLSDSEMAAGHALIKASLLIQIFVVGSFILLAALFHRRCSAQGIRSPRLHGPLLTLYVSTCLILVRTIYRVVEYFSVAKLKFREAGFDPMSMSPVIRYEWFFYVFEAAVMACNCVLFNARHPRRYLPRDNSIYLAQDGVTEVEGPGFKDPRPFWQTLVDPFSIWGLVKGRSSHTAKFWENGGSQMRSNMKVNDSAVGPDTVQGV, from the exons ATGTCCGATGGGCAGTACA TCAACGGAAGTTACTTCTTCTACGCTCCGAATAAAGGggccgccatcttcttcgCGATAGCGTTCCTGGCTTCGGGGCTGTTGCACAGCTGGCAATCCTA CCATTACCAATGTTGGAAGTTGACGCCTCTCTTCCCCTTTTGTTGTTTGCTCTTCGTCGTTGGCTTTGCTTTGCGCGAGTACGGATCCTTCCACTATGACAACCTCAACGTGTATATCGCAAGCATCTGCATCACCTATGCTGCCCC GCCGTTACTAGAATTGCAAAACTACCACGTGCTGGGGCGGACTCTCTACTATGTGCCCTACCTGTCGCCCCTGCATCCCGGACGCGTCCTCACGACTTTCGGCTTTGTCTCCGCGGTTGTCGAAGCTCTCAACGGGTGGGGCGCTTCATACTCGGCCAACCAGTCGCTGAGCGACAGTGAGATGGCAGCTGGCCACGCTTTGATCAAGGCGTCCCTCCTGATTCAGATCTTTGTGGTGGGAAGCTTCATTCTGCTCGCTGCCCTCTTCCACCGCCGGTGCTCTGCGCAGGGGATAAGAAGCCCGCGTTTGCATGGGCCCCTATTGACCCTCTACGTGAGCACCTGCCTTATCCTGGTGCGGACCATCTACCGTGTCGTTGAGTATTTTAGCGTGGCCAAGCTCAAATTCAGAGAGGCCGGGTTCGACCCCATGTCTATGTCACCAGTCATTCGCTACGAGTGGTTCTTTTACGTCTTTGAGGCTGCCGTGATGGCTTGCAACTGCGTCCTTTTCAACGCTCGCCATCCTAGGCGCTATCTACCTCGCGACAATAGCATATACTTGGCCCAAGATGGTGTTACTGAGGTCGAGGGACCTGGTTTCAAAGACCCACGACCGTTTTGGCAAACATTGGTGGATCCTTTTAGTATTTGGGGCCTTGTCAAAGGGCGAAGCAGTCACACTGCCAAATTCTGGGAAAATGGCGGCAGCCAGATGAGGTCAAACATGAAGGTCAACGACTCTGCTGTCGGCCCAGACACGGTGCAAGGGGTGTGA
- a CDS encoding uncharacterized protein (COG:U~TransMembrane:5 (i77-106o126-146i214-234o254-274i308-333o)~EggNog:ENOG503NUNP): protein MSATAQMPTFPDPERRRAADGLRQSLTHGVGAQLIAKFDISNFGLNAMLRGAQLTLVGAHRALQNPALFTSDHYRQAALAVVAGIAIRLAVAIPIWGIRVLLWLMALVLPMDQVSWDDSLVDGLDFVGEYVLQLPFFLMALMRYLAPTLDNLFMQSLQWVDVTYVRKHKGDRPDQLRDMYYPTLRQYRIVDGSTHSESTAQALSMFLYRFARRGCISVAIFALSYLPLVGNFVLPTASFYTFNKAVGLGPASVVFGLGVLLPKRYLIIFLQTYFASRSLMRELLEPYFARVRFSHAEKRNWFRSREGVLFGFGLGFYILIRVPLVGVLIYGIAEASTAYLITKITDPPPPPTRMREFASGQQEWGNKHEFLSLSLADLNALDSQRLETGEAT from the exons ATGTCTGCAACTGCCCAGATGCCTACCTTTCCGGACCCCGAACGTCGCAGGGCGGCAGACGGCCTCCGACAATCTCTCActcatggcgtcggcgcgcagctcatAGCCAAATTCGACATATCCAACTTTGGCCTGAATGCGATGCTTCGCGGCGCTCAACTCACCTTGGTCGGAG CCCATCGAGCTTTGCAGAATCCGGCGCTCTTCACCAGCGACCACTACCGCCAGGCTGCCCTTGCAGTCGTGGCGGGCATTGCCATCAggctcgccgtggccatTCCT ATTTGGGGCATCAGGGTCTTACTCTGGCTCATGGCACTAGTTCTCCCCATGGATCAGGTGTCATGGGATGACTCGCTCGTCGATGGACTCGATTTTGTCGGCGAATACGTTCTCCAGCTACCCTTCTTTCTCATGGCTCTCATGCGGTACCTAGCGCCGACTCTCGATAATTT ATTCATGCAGTCCCTTCAGTGGGTCGATGTCACGTATGTTAGAAAGCACAAGGGTGATCGCCCCGATCAACTACGGGACATGTATTACCCAACTTTGCGACAATATCGCATCGTGGATGGGAGCACGCACTCGGAAAGTACAGCGCAAGCGCTGTCTATGTTCCTCTACAGGTTCGCGAGGAGAGGCTGTATATCAGTTGCTATATTCGCACTGTCATACCTGCCGCTGGTCGGAAACTTCGTGCTACCCACTGCCAGTTTCTATACGTTCAACAAGGCCGTTGGTCTGGGTCCTGCGAGTGTTGTCTTTGGACTGGGAGTACTGCTACCCAAGAGGTATCTCATCATCTTCCTCCAGACCTACTTTGCATCCCGAAGCCTCATGCGGGAACTCTTGGAGCCTTATTTCGCTCGCGTTCGCTTTTCCCACGCTGAAAAACGGAACTGGTTCAGAAGCCGTGAGGGCGTCCTGTTTGGTTTCGGCCTAGGTTTTTACATCCTTATCAGGGTTCCTCTTGTCGGGGTTCTCATCTACGGCATAGCGGAGGCCTCCACCGCATATCTTATCACAAAGATTACTgatccccctccccctcccacGAGGATGAGGGAGTTTGCGTCCGGTCAGCAGGAATGGGGGAACAAGCACGAGTTCCTGAGCCTCTCACTGGCAGATCTGAATGCTTTAGATTCCCAGCGACTCGAGACTGGAGAGGCGACGTAG
- a CDS encoding uncharacterized protein (COG:U~EggNog:ENOG503NUNP~TransMembrane:4 (o26-42i110-130o150-170i204-229o)): MALVLPMDQVSWDDSLVDGLDFVGEYVLQLPFFLMALMRYLAPTLDNLFMQSLQWVDVTYVRKHKGDRPDQLRDMYYPTLRQYRIVDGSTHSESTAQALSMFLYRFARRGCISVAIFALSYLPLVGNFVLPTASFYTFNKAVGLGPASVVFGLGVLLPKRYLIIFLQTYFASRSLMRELLEPYFARVRFSHAEKRNWFRSREGVLFGFGLGFYILIRVPLVGVLIYGIAEASTAYLITKITDPPPPPTRMREFASGQQEWGNKHEFLSLSLADLNALDSQRLETGEAT, from the exons ATGGCACTAGTTCTCCCCATGGATCAGGTGTCATGGGATGACTCGCTCGTCGATGGACTCGATTTTGTCGGCGAATACGTTCTCCAGCTACCCTTCTTTCTCATGGCTCTCATGCGGTACCTAGCGCCGACTCTCGATAATTT ATTCATGCAGTCCCTTCAGTGGGTCGATGTCACGTATGTTAGAAAGCACAAGGGTGATCGCCCCGATCAACTACGGGACATGTATTACCCAACTTTGCGACAATATCGCATCGTGGATGGGAGCACGCACTCGGAAAGTACAGCGCAAGCGCTGTCTATGTTCCTCTACAGGTTCGCGAGGAGAGGCTGTATATCAGTTGCTATATTCGCACTGTCATACCTGCCGCTGGTCGGAAACTTCGTGCTACCCACTGCCAGTTTCTATACGTTCAACAAGGCCGTTGGTCTGGGTCCTGCGAGTGTTGTCTTTGGACTGGGAGTACTGCTACCCAAGAGGTATCTCATCATCTTCCTCCAGACCTACTTTGCATCCCGAAGCCTCATGCGGGAACTCTTGGAGCCTTATTTCGCTCGCGTTCGCTTTTCCCACGCTGAAAAACGGAACTGGTTCAGAAGCCGTGAGGGCGTCCTGTTTGGTTTCGGCCTAGGTTTTTACATCCTTATCAGGGTTCCTCTTGTCGGGGTTCTCATCTACGGCATAGCGGAGGCCTCCACCGCATATCTTATCACAAAGATTACTgatccccctccccctcccacGAGGATGAGGGAGTTTGCGTCCGGTCAGCAGGAATGGGGGAACAAGCACGAGTTCCTGAGCCTCTCACTGGCAGATCTGAATGCTTTAGATTCCCAGCGACTCGAGACTGGAGAGGCGACGTAG